The following proteins come from a genomic window of Aquimarina sp. MAR_2010_214:
- a CDS encoding GH3 auxin-responsive promoter family protein, which yields MEIIGSIIKSAIDLKSALTSESNHIEAQQKVLEMLLKIASNTAFGTTYEFSKILESENIQKTYADKVPYFDYHQLKEQWWYKVIAGEEDVTWPGSPDYFALSSGTTGKKSKRIPVTNDMIEAIRKAGIKQVEALSKFDLSASFFEKEIMMLGSSTDLKEKDGHLEGEISGISASNIPFWFEGYYKPGRDIAKIDDWDKRVQRIAEKAKDWDIGALSGIPSWMELMLQKVIEYHNAETIHDIWPNLQVYTSGGVAFAPYEKSFNSLLEHPITVIDTYLASEGFIAYQERPETDAMKLITDNGIYFEFVPFQPEYINQDGSLKQDAPSITLAEVETDQDYVLLMSTVSGAWRYIIGDTIEFTDVARAEIRITGRTKFFLNVVGSQLSVNKMNTALRQIEEKFDIEVPEFTLAATRINDEFHHHWYLGTETSVENNILAETLDEVLKKANKNYKVARNKALKGIKVTTVPSSTFSEWSGAQKKKGGQVKMERVMSEEKFAEWETFVSENISN from the coding sequence ATGGAAATCATAGGATCAATAATAAAAAGCGCAATTGATTTAAAAAGTGCGCTAACTTCAGAGTCTAATCATATTGAAGCGCAACAAAAAGTATTGGAGATGCTATTAAAAATAGCTTCTAATACAGCTTTTGGTACAACATATGAGTTTAGCAAAATTCTCGAATCAGAAAACATACAAAAAACATACGCAGATAAAGTGCCTTATTTCGACTATCATCAGTTAAAGGAACAATGGTGGTATAAAGTAATCGCAGGAGAAGAAGATGTTACCTGGCCAGGCTCACCTGATTATTTTGCGCTTAGTTCAGGGACTACAGGTAAAAAAAGTAAGCGTATTCCTGTAACCAATGATATGATCGAAGCCATTCGAAAAGCAGGAATCAAACAGGTAGAAGCTTTGTCAAAATTTGACCTATCCGCCTCCTTTTTTGAAAAAGAAATTATGATGTTAGGGAGTTCTACTGATTTAAAAGAAAAAGATGGACATCTCGAAGGTGAGATTAGCGGTATTAGTGCCAGCAATATTCCTTTTTGGTTTGAAGGGTATTATAAACCTGGTCGTGATATTGCTAAAATCGATGATTGGGATAAACGTGTGCAGCGTATTGCGGAAAAAGCAAAAGATTGGGATATAGGGGCATTAAGTGGTATCCCATCTTGGATGGAACTAATGCTTCAGAAAGTTATTGAGTATCATAACGCAGAAACCATACATGACATTTGGCCAAATTTGCAAGTATATACTTCTGGAGGAGTAGCTTTTGCACCTTATGAGAAAAGTTTTAATAGCTTATTAGAACATCCGATTACAGTAATTGACACATATCTCGCTTCAGAGGGATTTATAGCGTATCAAGAACGTCCTGAAACCGATGCGATGAAGTTGATTACGGATAACGGTATTTACTTCGAATTCGTTCCTTTTCAACCAGAATATATCAACCAAGATGGTTCTTTAAAACAGGATGCGCCTTCTATCACATTAGCAGAAGTAGAAACCGATCAAGATTATGTTTTATTAATGAGTACCGTTTCTGGTGCATGGAGGTATATCATTGGGGATACTATAGAATTTACTGATGTAGCGAGAGCTGAAATCAGAATTACCGGGCGTACTAAGTTTTTTCTAAATGTTGTAGGCTCGCAATTATCGGTAAATAAAATGAATACCGCTTTACGCCAAATAGAAGAAAAATTTGATATCGAAGTCCCAGAATTTACACTGGCGGCGACTCGAATTAATGATGAGTTTCATCACCATTGGTATTTGGGCACAGAAACTTCAGTAGAAAATAACATATTAGCAGAAACGCTCGATGAGGTACTTAAAAAAGCTAATAAAAATTACAAAGTTGCCAGGAATAAAGCATTAAAAGGAATAAAGGTGACTACTGTTCCATCATCAACTTTTTCAGAATGGAGCGGAGCACAAAAGAAGAAAGGTGGGCAAGTAAAAATGGAACGCGTGATGTCTGAAGAGAAGTTTGCCGAGTGGGAAACTTTTGTTTCAGAAAATATTTCAAACTAA